Proteins from a single region of Schistocerca gregaria isolate iqSchGreg1 chromosome 3, iqSchGreg1.2, whole genome shotgun sequence:
- the LOC126355563 gene encoding uncharacterized protein LOC126355563, protein MALGRRRVPIRQYISVSDALKLLPQPFDGNKFQLIDLLDNCDSAFELVAPEQHNVLLKFIKARIVGAARSKLLVRDLTTTWSDVRATLVENYACKRTLDYFPCKLFASRQERGESIAQWGSPIDALHHFRKAIQGVITEAELAGSIALVLKLGRAVLIQGLYGDRIKTIERARGESVTLSEAVDIAATEESETASAKGKSTHQDFELDEPPHYWI, encoded by the exons ATGGCGCTGGGACGCAGGAGAG TACCAATCAGGCAATACATCAGTGTGAGTGATGCGTTAAAGTTGTTGCCTCAGCCTTTTGATGGTAATAAATTCCAGCTGATCGA CCTGCTAGACAATTGTGATAGTGCGTTTGAGTTAGTGGCTCCTGAACAGCACAATGTGTTGCTAAAGTTTATTAAGGCGCGCATAGTGGGTGCAGCTAGAAGTAAGTTATTAGTTAGAGACTTGACAACCACTTGGTCCGATGTACGTGCTACACTTGTTGAAAATTACGCTTGTAAACGCACGTTGGATTACTTTCCGTGTAAACTGTTTGCAAGTCGTCAGGAAAGAGGTGAAAGCATTGCACAGTGGGGTTCACCTATTGACGCGTTACATCATTTTAGAAAAGCCATTCAAGGTGTGATTACAGAAGCTGAACTGGCTGGGAGTATTGCGCTAGTGTTGAAATTAGGAAGAGCAGTGTTGATACAGGGACTCTATGGCGATAGAATCAAAACaatagagagagctagaggagagtCCGTGACACTTTCTGAAGCCGTTGACATTGCTGCTACAGAGGAAAGCGAGACAGCATCGGCTAAAGGGAAGTCGACC CACCAGGACTTCGAGTTGGACGAGCCACCTCATTACTGGATTTAG